One window of Acidobacteriota bacterium genomic DNA carries:
- a CDS encoding outer membrane beta-barrel protein has product MKKLVMLAACLLLLTSAASAEAYIGASLGQSDATSAGASAEESSWKLVGGYAFMKFLAVEGSYRDLGSINETVGVTQIGLDASSMDVFGVARLPMGMRFSMFAKAGYAFLDLDATLTDPLLGTITASTSETELAYGAGVSFKVTDSVHIRAEYETFDTFEDMDMMSVGGIFKF; this is encoded by the coding sequence ATGAAGAAGCTTGTCATGTTGGCGGCCTGCTTGTTGCTGCTGACGTCGGCCGCCTCGGCCGAAGCATATATAGGTGCAAGTCTGGGTCAGTCTGATGCGACGTCGGCCGGTGCCTCGGCTGAAGAGTCGAGCTGGAAACTTGTCGGCGGCTACGCCTTCATGAAGTTTCTCGCGGTCGAGGGAAGTTATCGAGACCTCGGCAGTATCAATGAGACCGTCGGCGTAACGCAGATCGGCCTCGATGCGTCGTCGATGGACGTGTTCGGGGTTGCCCGCCTTCCGATGGGTATGCGGTTCTCGATGTTTGCGAAGGCCGGTTACGCATTCCTTGATCTTGACGCGACCCTCACGGACCCGTTGCTGGGGACGATCACCGCATCCACTAGCGAGACCGAGCTGGCCTACGGTGCGGGTGTCAGCTTCAAGGTCACGGACTCGGTCCATATCCGAGCAGAGTATGAGACGTTCGACACATTTGAAGACATGGACATGATGTCCGTAGGCGGTATCTTCAAGTTCTAG
- a CDS encoding malectin domain-containing carbohydrate-binding protein: MIRRHACRAVIGFVGFLCLALSIPGALAQISFSSSGLSGATVNNPTSIEFGPDGRLYVSQQNGLIHAYTISRVGPSSYQVTATETIADIQSTLNHNDDGGGSTLTNRQVTGLMTAGTPTNPVLYVTSSDPRIGAGGGGNDSNLDTNSGVLSRLTWNGTSWDRVHLVRGLPRSEENHATNGIDLDSSTGILYLAMGGHNNMGAPSNNFAQTPEYALSAAILSIDLNVIEALPTLVDGEGQSYKYDLPTLDDPLRPGDPEPEDPFGGSDGRNQAIIVPGGPVQVYAPGFRNPYDVVLTQAGKLYTVDNGPNGGWGGIPVGEGTSTCTNQTNETGSSTYGDGLHYVSGPGYYGGHPHPTRANPEDSGLYIYENIEGTWTLVEQYDWQLDFPVPPVPLGTGNSIQCDYQQPGVDDNSLAVIGASTNGITEYTATNFSGVMQGDLLSASFNGNIYRFQLNAMGDDLLVPETALFTGFGGQPLDVTAQGDGDPFPGTVWAAVYGADSVVVFEPVDFNNCSGDYDDSLDEDFDGFDNADEIDNGTDPCSGGSKPNDNDGDSESDLNDPDDDNDGILDVDDPFAIDADNGTTTALPVHYPFFNADPGSGFFGLGFTGLMINGATDYLDQYDELVLAAGGAAGLFTVEAATSGDAIGSSNDQDNGFQLGIDVDTNSSTFSIQTRLLSPYFQVGGSPSVPINSQSFGLFVGTGDQDNYVKVVFDAQSGAGGLAVTSEIGGVDATSTFDVGVVGDVLNSIFIDLYFTVDPTALTVQPTVSVDAGPLIDLGPPLAIPASWLNPLDDQGLAIGLISTSVGSGVPFGATWDFFEVTAGPAGIECVVDVDCNDANVCTVDQCNGGFCETSADSSLVSCDADGNSCTVDSCDGLGQCVTDGPLACPPFQTCMVGACVPIPADDDNDGIDDAGDPCLGDPRNLCFGSVAIDGTTSQAIRINSSVGAGGSGTQVDCNGDTWIADFGFNTGNASSCNLANGCPIANLDSIFGPGCDGDTATEAILQSERWDDAAAPELLYDFDATDGNYVVNLLFSNSWTGSTQVGERLFDILIEGQLIFDDFDQVASAGGSGAAVVRSAIVDVTDGDGLQIEFQHVVQNPAIKGIEILTCSVAVPGDATTLTLAGQPGGTALSWTAAPGAFQHDIVRGDLTLLRNGGGDFGSATTDCLGDSVPGTSALELAAPASGNGFWYLIRGTNCAGDGTYDGSSPGQQGSRDAGIDLAIASCP; encoded by the coding sequence ATGATCAGGCGCCACGCGTGTCGGGCCGTGATCGGGTTCGTGGGTTTTCTCTGTCTGGCCCTTAGCATTCCGGGCGCGCTGGCGCAGATCAGTTTCTCCTCCAGCGGTCTGTCCGGGGCCACAGTCAACAATCCGACATCGATCGAGTTCGGACCCGATGGGCGACTCTACGTCTCGCAACAGAACGGATTGATCCATGCCTACACGATCTCGCGAGTCGGCCCCAGCAGCTATCAGGTGACCGCCACCGAGACGATCGCCGACATCCAGAGTACTCTGAACCACAACGACGATGGCGGAGGCAGCACCCTGACCAACCGTCAGGTGACGGGGTTGATGACGGCGGGCACTCCGACCAACCCGGTGCTCTATGTCACGTCGTCCGATCCACGGATCGGAGCCGGGGGTGGTGGAAACGACTCCAACCTGGATACCAACTCCGGTGTCCTCAGTCGACTGACGTGGAACGGGACTAGCTGGGATCGGGTTCACCTGGTTCGCGGTCTCCCCCGCTCCGAAGAAAACCATGCCACCAATGGAATCGATCTCGATTCGTCGACAGGGATTCTCTATCTGGCAATGGGTGGCCACAACAACATGGGCGCGCCCAGCAACAACTTTGCGCAGACACCGGAGTACGCGTTGTCGGCCGCAATTCTCTCGATCGATCTTAACGTCATCGAGGCGTTACCGACACTGGTTGACGGAGAGGGCCAGAGCTACAAGTACGACCTCCCGACATTGGATGACCCGCTGCGCCCCGGGGATCCCGAACCGGAAGATCCGTTCGGTGGAAGCGACGGGCGGAATCAGGCGATCATCGTTCCCGGTGGACCGGTCCAGGTCTACGCACCCGGTTTTCGCAATCCGTACGACGTCGTTCTTACGCAGGCGGGAAAGCTGTACACGGTAGACAATGGTCCCAACGGTGGTTGGGGCGGTATACCCGTCGGTGAAGGCACATCAACCTGTACCAACCAAACGAACGAGACCGGCAGTTCAACTTACGGTGACGGACTGCACTACGTATCTGGCCCGGGTTACTACGGCGGCCATCCGCATCCGACGAGAGCCAACCCGGAGGACTCCGGTCTTTACATCTACGAGAACATCGAAGGCACCTGGACACTAGTCGAACAGTACGACTGGCAGCTCGATTTTCCGGTTCCACCGGTCCCGCTTGGGACGGGGAATTCGATCCAGTGTGACTACCAACAACCCGGCGTGGACGATAACTCCCTGGCTGTGATCGGCGCCTCGACCAACGGGATCACCGAATACACGGCGACGAACTTTTCCGGTGTGATGCAGGGCGATCTTCTCTCTGCATCGTTTAACGGAAACATCTATCGGTTCCAGCTTAACGCAATGGGAGATGACCTGCTGGTACCGGAGACGGCGTTGTTCACGGGCTTCGGTGGCCAGCCACTGGATGTCACCGCACAGGGCGACGGCGATCCTTTCCCCGGCACGGTGTGGGCCGCCGTTTATGGGGCGGACTCGGTGGTCGTTTTTGAGCCCGTCGACTTCAACAATTGCAGCGGCGACTATGACGATAGTCTGGACGAAGACTTTGACGGCTTCGACAACGCCGACGAGATCGACAACGGTACCGATCCATGCTCCGGGGGGAGCAAGCCCAACGACAACGACGGCGATTCCGAATCGGACCTCAATGACCCCGACGATGACAATGACGGCATCCTGGACGTAGACGATCCGTTCGCGATCGACGCCGACAACGGTACGACGACGGCGCTACCGGTCCACTACCCGTTCTTCAACGCGGACCCCGGTAGCGGATTCTTCGGCCTGGGATTCACGGGGCTGATGATCAACGGGGCCACGGACTATCTCGACCAGTACGACGAGTTGGTGCTTGCGGCAGGGGGCGCGGCGGGACTGTTTACCGTGGAAGCGGCAACCTCCGGCGACGCGATTGGATCGTCCAACGACCAGGACAACGGTTTCCAGTTGGGAATCGATGTCGATACCAACAGCAGCACCTTCTCGATCCAGACCCGCCTCCTGTCACCGTACTTTCAGGTCGGCGGATCCCCGTCGGTCCCGATCAACTCGCAGTCCTTCGGATTGTTCGTCGGAACCGGCGATCAGGACAACTACGTCAAGGTCGTCTTCGATGCACAGAGCGGCGCCGGAGGCCTGGCCGTCACCTCCGAGATCGGCGGGGTCGACGCGACCTCGACGTTCGATGTCGGTGTGGTGGGCGACGTGCTGAATTCGATCTTCATCGATCTCTACTTCACCGTTGACCCGACGGCGCTGACGGTCCAGCCGACGGTCTCCGTCGATGCGGGCCCATTGATTGACCTGGGACCTCCCCTGGCGATCCCCGCGAGTTGGCTAAATCCTCTCGACGATCAGGGCCTGGCGATCGGGCTGATCTCGACGTCGGTCGGATCCGGTGTACCGTTCGGCGCGACCTGGGACTTCTTCGAGGTCACGGCAGGGCCGGCCGGTATCGAGTGCGTGGTGGATGTTGATTGCAATGACGCCAATGTCTGTACCGTCGATCAGTGTAACGGCGGATTCTGCGAAACTTCGGCCGACTCATCCCTCGTAAGCTGCGATGCCGATGGAAACTCCTGCACCGTTGATTCTTGTGATGGGCTCGGGCAGTGCGTCACCGATGGGCCACTGGCCTGCCCACCATTCCAGACCTGTATGGTCGGAGCGTGTGTCCCGATCCCTGCAGATGACGACAACGACGGCATCGACGACGCCGGCGATCCCTGCCTGGGTGATCCGCGGAATCTCTGTTTCGGCAGTGTGGCCATCGACGGGACGACCAGCCAGGCGATACGAATCAACTCCAGTGTCGGTGCCGGCGGCTCCGGCACCCAGGTTGATTGCAACGGTGACACCTGGATCGCGGACTTCGGTTTCAATACAGGAAATGCTTCCAGTTGTAATCTGGCCAACGGTTGCCCAATCGCGAATCTGGACTCGATCTTCGGACCCGGCTGCGACGGCGATACCGCCACGGAAGCGATCCTGCAGTCGGAGCGCTGGGACGACGCGGCCGCCCCGGAGCTTCTATACGATTTCGATGCGACCGACGGCAACTACGTCGTGAACCTTCTGTTCTCCAATTCCTGGACCGGCTCGACCCAGGTCGGAGAGCGTTTGTTCGATATTCTGATCGAAGGACAGCTGATCTTCGATGACTTCGATCAAGTCGCATCCGCAGGCGGCAGCGGTGCGGCGGTTGTTCGCTCGGCGATCGTAGATGTCACCGACGGCGATGGGTTGCAGATTGAGTTTCAGCACGTGGTTCAGAACCCGGCCATCAAGGGGATCGAGATCCTGACCTGTTCGGTCGCGGTTCCGGGAGACGCCACGACGCTGACCCTGGCAGGTCAGCCCGGTGGCACGGCCCTCAGCTGGACTGCGGCGCCCGGGGCATTCCAGCACGACATCGTTCGCGGAGACCTCACGCTTCTTCGCAACGGAGGCGGTGACTTCGGCTCCGCCACGACCGATTGTCTGGGCGACAGTGTCCCCGGAACGTCTGCTTTGGAGTTAGCAGCTCCGGCCTCAGGGAACGGATTCTGGTATCTGATCCGCGGAACCAACTGCGCCGGCGACGGCACCTATGACGGGTCGTCGCCCGGACAGCAGGGCTCCCGCGATGCCGGCATCGACCTGGCTATCGCATCATGCCCCTGA
- a CDS encoding metallophosphoesterase: MTRRVVLLLLLVLVWWSAAVVADEPDCDRVFAIGDIHGGVDAHISILQEIGLIDSDRNWTGGQSCLVQTGDYVDRGERSREVLDLLMKLEEQAAGRLVVLLGNHEIMNIVGDLRYVREGEFTAFAAEETTAERDAGFQSFRTLPAVQRLAEKEQRAKFESDFPAGWFAHRRAFSPEGRYGAWLSSKRLVAQILDSVFLHGGLSLRDATTGVDALNENMRRDLRRYLDLRKQLAAGGIVHALVPYGDAWKTASAWLESASSRGAARKELVEGFLSLREAAIFRGDGPVWDRRLALEAQGAYEETVTKILDAVGAKRIVVGHSVTPDGLIDGRFSDRVFAIDTGAGPAYDGQVSTLEITPQGGTRAIYIGRATTMSRPDQGWLEQALLNGDVVESRPIGVGVTGANKLRLEWDGVSLSAAQKTVEIEERGIKKFSDKVEFNFTDSYRYERAAYVLDQLLGMNMVPVAVHRKIGTDEGAVIEWIEDCITEEHRIAHDLKPEDPSLITQGESMLNLFDALIFNTDRNRGNLLWTHDWELYLIDHSRAFRQSKKLPKTFMDVTVWLPRRVHERLKNLSDETLLTELDGLLDRTRIKAIMKRRDLILAKIESDRKRFGDKNVYIP; this comes from the coding sequence ATGACCCGACGTGTCGTGTTGCTTCTTCTCCTGGTGCTCGTCTGGTGGTCTGCCGCTGTCGTTGCGGACGAACCGGATTGCGATCGTGTGTTCGCGATCGGAGACATTCACGGTGGGGTCGACGCGCACATCTCGATCCTGCAGGAAATCGGTCTGATCGATAGCGACCGCAATTGGACGGGGGGGCAATCGTGTCTCGTGCAGACAGGTGACTATGTGGATCGAGGCGAGCGTTCTCGGGAGGTACTGGATCTCCTGATGAAACTCGAGGAGCAGGCTGCCGGGCGACTCGTCGTTCTTCTCGGCAATCACGAGATCATGAACATCGTCGGTGATCTTCGCTATGTCCGGGAGGGTGAATTCACCGCCTTCGCCGCCGAAGAGACCACGGCCGAGCGCGACGCCGGATTCCAGAGTTTCCGAACCCTGCCAGCTGTTCAGAGACTGGCCGAGAAGGAGCAACGCGCGAAGTTCGAGAGCGACTTCCCCGCAGGGTGGTTTGCCCATCGTCGGGCGTTCTCGCCGGAGGGTCGGTACGGGGCGTGGCTCTCATCAAAGCGTCTCGTTGCACAGATCCTGGATAGCGTCTTCCTCCACGGGGGACTCAGCCTCCGCGATGCGACGACCGGCGTGGACGCACTGAACGAGAACATGCGGCGGGATCTTCGCCGATATCTCGATCTACGGAAGCAGTTGGCCGCGGGAGGGATCGTCCACGCACTGGTGCCATACGGGGATGCATGGAAGACGGCTAGCGCCTGGTTGGAGAGTGCCTCAAGTCGCGGCGCCGCAAGGAAGGAGCTCGTCGAAGGATTCCTCTCGTTGCGAGAGGCCGCTATCTTCCGTGGCGACGGCCCGGTCTGGGATCGGCGCCTGGCCCTGGAGGCACAGGGTGCCTACGAAGAGACGGTCACGAAGATCCTCGATGCGGTTGGGGCTAAGCGGATTGTAGTCGGCCACTCGGTAACACCCGACGGTCTCATCGACGGCCGTTTCAGCGATCGGGTCTTTGCGATCGACACGGGCGCCGGGCCGGCCTACGACGGGCAAGTCTCGACTCTTGAGATCACGCCGCAGGGTGGAACACGAGCGATCTACATCGGTCGAGCGACGACGATGTCCCGACCCGATCAGGGCTGGCTCGAGCAGGCGTTGTTGAACGGAGACGTTGTCGAAAGCCGACCGATCGGCGTCGGCGTCACCGGCGCAAACAAGCTACGTCTCGAGTGGGATGGCGTCAGCCTGTCGGCGGCTCAGAAGACCGTCGAGATCGAGGAACGCGGAATCAAGAAGTTCTCCGACAAGGTGGAGTTCAACTTTACCGATAGTTACCGGTATGAGCGGGCGGCCTATGTTCTCGATCAGCTGCTCGGCATGAACATGGTCCCGGTGGCCGTTCACCGAAAGATCGGAACGGACGAGGGGGCGGTGATCGAGTGGATCGAGGACTGCATCACGGAGGAACATCGGATTGCTCACGATCTGAAGCCGGAGGATCCGAGTCTCATCACTCAGGGCGAGTCGATGCTAAATCTCTTCGATGCGTTGATCTTCAACACGGACCGCAATCGTGGCAACCTGCTGTGGACCCACGATTGGGAGCTGTACCTGATCGATCATTCCCGCGCGTTTCGTCAATCGAAGAAACTGCCGAAGACGTTCATGGATGTGACGGTATGGTTGCCACGCCGGGTTCACGAACGACTCAAGAACCTCAGCGACGAGACGCTCCTGACCGAACTGGATGGACTCCTGGACAGGACCCGCATCAAGGCGATCATGAAGCGTCGCGATCTGATTCTGGCGAAGATCGAGAGCGATCGGAAGCGATTCGGGGACAAGAACGTCTACATCCCGTGA
- a CDS encoding cyclic nucleotide-binding domain-containing protein, whose translation MPELTQIEKVVFLQSAHLFAFCKAEQVLRIASIATERSVESGVTIIEANQPAECLHCIVRGTVELRGPSGVSEALPLQTLDIRDVLTGRLRTVGAVAQTDTLLLSIDVEDFFDLLANDIEIVKALFRQFLSEAK comes from the coding sequence GTGCCGGAGCTTACCCAGATCGAAAAGGTCGTATTTCTGCAGAGCGCCCATCTATTTGCGTTCTGCAAGGCAGAGCAGGTTCTGCGTATCGCGTCGATCGCAACGGAACGCTCGGTGGAATCCGGAGTCACGATCATCGAGGCTAATCAACCGGCCGAGTGTCTGCACTGCATCGTGCGGGGCACGGTCGAGTTGCGCGGCCCGTCGGGAGTGAGCGAAGCCTTGCCGCTCCAGACACTGGATATTCGTGATGTTCTGACGGGTCGGCTGCGGACCGTCGGTGCCGTCGCCCAGACGGACACTCTGCTGCTCTCCATCGATGTCGAAGATTTCTTTGACCTCCTCGCCAATGACATCGAAATCGTCAAGGCGCTCTTTCGCCAGTTTCTCTCGGAGGCCAAGTGA
- a CDS encoding HEAT repeat domain-containing protein gives MRGRLSKSFRKLVRGFGVEMRPGEGAIAVTLFAYFFLIITFQYVSKSVRQATFIDQLGAEQLPLVYVILALATIPILYVYGRVADRVQRQTLVASTSVIVAATMVGFWWLYGYDAAWIRVAFYVWISIVYVLNVSQFWSYSHHVLDPRQAKRLFGFIGAGGLLGGVVGGQFARVATRLVDTRFALLVAAAFLIMTAGLVLWLQHRFRPESDVPQSNSVAAKFEQARGGMSVVLGSRHLRLISAIMLLTIVVASVVDLQFNWAMDVATADLDEANRLGALTGGYGNFYTLMGSVALIVQLLFAARIHRRLGLGVAMGILPVTLALGTAGLFVAASLLPAAMLTVCRLLKIGEAGIRYSLDQTTRELLFLPVPAADRVKAKAYIDVFVQRSGKALGGILLLPVTLGVVTVVGAGWISLVLIVIWLIVIVSTRREYVTLFRDCLKRRAIDTALPIDVSDGTTLQVLTQSLASTDPRQVQHSIEILGANDRGNLVMPLLLLHDDVDVRLATLDALAKSRRTDAVSQVEQRLGDDSPQVRARAIRTLGALTQKGASEIASIHLRDSEASVRAASAVCAYNDGDDDLRERASVIIDTLADDADPIIRVEGARAIGGVHGERFRPQHVRLLYDRDRRVARAAILAARHIVERSGFVQVFPPILVSLLQDRRLKHVSRSALVSFGESVLPTLIHFMEDRDESLWVRRALPKTIALIPSPRARVSLINSLPILDDVFLRRKIVEALSSVTREDLSRDDRQPVVAAVRDEAERYRVSLTDLCSLQIHKGGSFHGPLFHINGDDGPNLLGRLLTERMADSVRNIFGLLALIHPAADIKAAHRGVISPARSSRAQALEFLENALERPLRRIIFSVIGDEPTEDRVGSTPSRVDTLRKMIEHPVARSADGESLAVAAMYTVHCEGLSALYPAIELHLKNQTSPLLRETAQWITRRAEPDS, from the coding sequence ATGCGCGGGCGTCTATCAAAGAGTTTCCGGAAACTGGTGCGCGGATTTGGTGTCGAGATGCGGCCCGGCGAGGGCGCGATCGCGGTCACCCTGTTTGCGTATTTTTTTCTGATCATCACCTTCCAGTACGTCAGCAAGAGTGTTCGCCAGGCGACATTCATCGATCAGCTCGGCGCGGAACAACTTCCGCTCGTCTACGTGATCCTGGCCCTCGCGACAATACCGATCTTGTACGTCTATGGTCGAGTTGCCGACCGAGTCCAGCGTCAGACGCTCGTCGCTTCGACATCGGTCATCGTCGCGGCAACCATGGTCGGATTCTGGTGGTTGTACGGGTACGACGCCGCGTGGATCCGGGTGGCGTTCTATGTCTGGATCTCGATCGTTTACGTCTTGAACGTCAGCCAGTTCTGGTCTTACTCACATCATGTTCTCGATCCACGACAGGCCAAGAGACTCTTTGGTTTCATCGGTGCCGGTGGTCTCCTGGGTGGGGTCGTCGGTGGTCAGTTTGCCCGAGTCGCGACACGCCTCGTGGATACGCGGTTCGCGTTACTGGTAGCAGCGGCATTCCTGATCATGACCGCCGGTCTGGTGCTGTGGCTTCAACACCGCTTTCGACCTGAATCCGACGTGCCCCAGAGCAACTCGGTCGCTGCCAAGTTCGAGCAAGCCCGCGGCGGCATGTCCGTGGTTCTCGGGTCCAGACATCTACGTCTGATCTCCGCGATCATGTTGCTGACAATCGTCGTCGCCAGTGTGGTGGACCTGCAGTTCAACTGGGCGATGGACGTGGCCACCGCAGATCTTGACGAGGCCAATCGTCTGGGAGCATTGACGGGAGGATACGGCAACTTCTACACGCTGATGGGCTCGGTGGCGCTGATCGTGCAACTCCTGTTTGCCGCCAGAATCCACCGGCGACTCGGTCTCGGCGTTGCCATGGGAATTCTTCCGGTGACGCTTGCCCTTGGGACTGCCGGACTGTTCGTTGCCGCCAGCTTGCTTCCGGCGGCGATGCTCACTGTTTGCCGACTTCTCAAGATTGGCGAGGCGGGCATCCGTTACTCTCTGGACCAGACAACCCGCGAGCTGCTCTTTCTCCCTGTTCCGGCCGCTGACCGGGTCAAGGCAAAAGCCTATATCGACGTCTTCGTCCAGCGTTCCGGCAAGGCGTTGGGCGGGATCCTACTTCTGCCGGTCACCCTCGGTGTCGTCACGGTCGTCGGTGCGGGTTGGATCAGTCTGGTGTTGATCGTAATCTGGTTGATCGTCATCGTAAGCACGCGCCGAGAGTACGTGACTCTGTTCAGAGATTGCCTGAAGCGACGAGCGATCGATACCGCGCTGCCGATTGATGTGTCGGACGGAACGACGCTTCAGGTTCTCACCCAGTCACTTGCCAGCACCGACCCACGTCAGGTTCAACACAGTATCGAGATTCTCGGTGCCAATGACCGCGGGAACCTCGTAATGCCGCTGCTGCTACTCCACGACGATGTCGACGTCCGGCTTGCGACGCTTGACGCACTGGCGAAATCGAGGCGGACCGACGCCGTCAGTCAGGTCGAGCAACGTCTTGGCGATGACTCGCCGCAGGTGCGAGCCCGGGCGATTCGTACTCTCGGAGCGTTGACCCAGAAAGGCGCCAGCGAGATCGCAAGCATCCATCTGCGGGATTCCGAAGCGAGCGTCCGCGCGGCTTCCGCCGTCTGCGCGTACAACGACGGGGATGATGATCTTCGAGAGCGAGCCAGCGTCATCATTGATACGTTGGCCGACGACGCGGACCCCATCATTCGCGTCGAGGGGGCACGGGCGATCGGAGGGGTCCACGGCGAGCGATTCCGCCCGCAACATGTGCGTCTCCTCTACGACCGCGACCGGCGGGTGGCTCGCGCTGCCATCCTCGCTGCGCGTCACATCGTAGAACGAAGTGGTTTCGTTCAGGTCTTCCCGCCGATTCTGGTCTCGCTCTTACAGGATCGACGGCTCAAGCATGTCAGTCGCTCGGCCCTGGTGTCGTTCGGCGAATCGGTCCTTCCGACGCTGATCCATTTCATGGAGGACCGCGACGAATCTCTGTGGGTTCGTCGTGCGCTGCCGAAGACGATCGCCCTCATCCCCTCGCCGCGAGCTCGGGTGTCGTTGATCAACAGTCTGCCGATCCTCGATGATGTCTTCCTGAGACGGAAGATCGTCGAGGCTCTGAGTTCCGTGACCCGGGAGGATCTCTCCCGCGACGACCGGCAGCCGGTCGTCGCTGCCGTCCGGGACGAGGCCGAACGATACCGAGTGAGCCTCACGGATCTGTGTTCGCTGCAGATCCACAAGGGAGGATCGTTTCACGGTCCACTGTTTCACATCAACGGTGACGACGGTCCCAACCTGTTGGGGCGACTCCTCACCGAGAGAATGGCGGATAGCGTTCGGAACATTTTCGGGCTCCTGGCTTTGATCCACCCGGCCGCCGATATCAAGGCTGCCCATCGCGGCGTCATCAGTCCCGCCAGGTCAAGTCGTGCGCAGGCGTTGGAGTTCCTGGAGAACGCTCTCGAACGCCCGCTGCGCCGCATCATCTTCTCTGTCATCGGCGATGAACCGACCGAGGACAGGGTCGGATCGACGCCCTCTCGTGTTGACACTCTTCGCAAGATGATCGAGCATCCGGTGGCCAGAAGTGCCGATGGCGAGTCCCTGGCGGTCGCCGCGATGTATACGGTGCACTGCGAGGGCCTGTCGGCACTCTATCCGGCGATTGAATTGCATTTAAAGAATCAGACATCGCCACTTCTCAGGGAGACTGCGCAATGGATTACCCGTCGCGCAGAGCCTGATAGCTAA